A stretch of the Actinotalea sp. JY-7876 genome encodes the following:
- a CDS encoding metal-dependent transcriptional regulator: protein MSGAGRRGARQVGLTAVAEDYLKVVWNLQEWSDEPVTTSHLARRLGVGAPSVSETLGRLVARGWVEHERYGQVRLTAAGRAIALRVVRRHRLIETWLVEQLGYGWDEVHDEAEVLEHAVSDVFVERLDALLGRPRRDPHGDPIPQADGTVERPDAVVLATLAPGRRGRVVRVDDEDPQVLRECERRGVRLDAVLVAPGGLSPAAAAAVRVRPLA from the coding sequence GTGAGCGGGGCGGGGCGGCGCGGGGCGCGGCAGGTCGGCCTGACGGCCGTCGCCGAGGACTACCTCAAGGTCGTCTGGAACCTCCAGGAGTGGTCGGACGAGCCGGTGACGACCTCGCACCTCGCACGCCGGCTCGGGGTCGGCGCGCCGTCGGTCTCGGAGACCCTCGGGCGGCTGGTCGCCCGCGGCTGGGTCGAGCACGAGCGCTACGGGCAGGTCCGCCTCACCGCCGCGGGCCGCGCGATCGCGCTGCGGGTCGTCCGGCGCCACCGGCTGATCGAGACCTGGCTCGTGGAGCAGCTCGGCTACGGGTGGGACGAGGTGCACGACGAGGCGGAGGTGCTCGAGCACGCGGTCTCCGACGTGTTCGTCGAGCGGCTCGACGCGCTGCTCGGTCGGCCGCGCCGCGATCCCCACGGCGACCCGATCCCGCAGGCGGACGGCACCGTGGAGCGCCCGGACGCCGTCGTGCTGGCGACGCTGGCGCCGGGACGCCGCGGCCGCGTGGTGCGCGTCGACGACGAGGACCCGCAGGTGCTGCGCGAGTGCGAGCGGCGCGGCGTGCGGCTCGACGCGGTCCTGGTGGCACCGGGAGGGCTCTCGCCCGCCGCCGCTGCGGCGGTGCGCGTCCGACCGCTCGCGTGA
- a CDS encoding acyl-CoA desaturase: protein MSADVVPPTGAESTTQTPVGRADRSLAESPRERQVSEFTALTRTVQEAGLMRRRYGYYWTRFTVLTVLLVGIGAGIVLLGDSWWQLGLAALLALVLGQVMFLGHDAAHRQIFKSGRWNDWASLVIANLYAGMSYGWWQHKHSRHHAKPNQVGADPDIATGALVFHTEDLPAPRSGLVGWFTQRQGWLFFPLLLLEGLNLHISGIKTIFGRSEVKRRPIEIAFVLIRLVGYLALVFWAMPVGLAFAFLGVQLGLFGLYMGAVFAPNHKGMPIVPPDARIDFLRRQVLMSRNVRGGRFTDLMMGGLNYQIEHHLFPNMARPHLRQVQPIVREFCASRGIHYTETSVWRSYAIVVAYLNKVGLAARDPFQCPLTLEYRSAR, encoded by the coding sequence ATGAGCGCAGACGTCGTCCCTCCCACCGGCGCCGAGTCCACCACCCAGACGCCCGTCGGCCGCGCCGACCGCTCGCTGGCCGAGAGCCCGCGTGAGCGCCAGGTCAGCGAGTTCACGGCCCTGACCCGCACCGTCCAGGAGGCGGGGCTCATGCGGCGCCGCTACGGCTACTACTGGACGCGCTTCACCGTGCTCACCGTGCTGCTCGTCGGCATCGGGGCCGGCATCGTGCTCCTCGGGGACTCGTGGTGGCAGCTCGGGCTCGCGGCGCTCCTCGCGCTCGTGCTCGGCCAGGTGATGTTCCTCGGGCACGACGCCGCGCACCGCCAGATCTTCAAGTCCGGCCGGTGGAACGACTGGGCGAGCCTGGTCATCGCCAACCTCTACGCCGGCATGAGCTACGGCTGGTGGCAGCACAAGCACAGCCGCCACCACGCCAAGCCGAACCAGGTCGGCGCCGACCCCGACATCGCCACCGGCGCCCTCGTGTTCCACACCGAGGACCTCCCGGCGCCCCGCTCGGGTCTCGTGGGGTGGTTCACGCAGCGCCAGGGCTGGCTGTTCTTCCCGCTCCTGCTGCTCGAGGGCCTGAACCTGCACATCTCCGGGATCAAGACGATCTTCGGCCGGAGCGAGGTCAAGCGCCGCCCGATCGAGATCGCCTTCGTCCTCATCCGCCTCGTGGGCTACCTCGCGCTGGTGTTCTGGGCCATGCCGGTCGGCCTGGCGTTCGCCTTCCTCGGCGTGCAGCTCGGGCTGTTCGGCCTCTACATGGGCGCCGTGTTCGCGCCCAACCACAAGGGCATGCCGATCGTCCCGCCGGACGCGCGCATCGACTTCCTCCGCCGCCAGGTGCTCATGAGCCGCAACGTCCGCGGCGGCCGGTTCACCGACCTCATGATGGGCGGGCTGAACTACCAGATCGAGCACCACCTGTTCCCCAACATGGCGCGCCCGCACCTGCGCCAGGTGCAGCCGATCGTCCGCGAGTTCTGCGCGTCGCGGGGCATCCACTACACCGAGACGAGCGTGTGGCGCTCGTACGCCATCGTCGTGGCCTACCTCAACAAGGTCGGCCTGGCCGCGCGCGACCCGTTCCAGTGCCCGCTGACGCTCGAGTACCGCTCCGCCCGCTGA